A portion of the Shewanella sp. SNU WT4 genome contains these proteins:
- the argB gene encoding acetylglutamate kinase → MQTANVLVLKVGGALLECDMGIKRLMATASALIESGKSVVIVHGGGCVVEQQLQANGMTTQKRDGLRITPDEQMPIIAGALAGTANKLLQAAAMQAGIKSVGLGLADGGLLVAEVKDESLGAVGKVTAGDPLLIDFILSQGWLPVISSIAISATGQLLNVNADQAASAVTSMLSGQLVLLSDVSGVLDGKGKLIASLDEPEIANLVKLGVIEAGMKVKVEAALEVAQMLGQPVQVASWRDAEQMLALIKGEQVGTQIQP, encoded by the coding sequence ATGCAAACAGCAAACGTATTAGTGTTAAAAGTTGGCGGCGCGCTTTTAGAGTGCGACATGGGAATTAAGCGCTTAATGGCGACAGCCTCGGCGCTGATTGAATCTGGCAAATCAGTGGTGATAGTTCATGGCGGCGGCTGCGTGGTTGAGCAGCAATTACAAGCCAATGGCATGACCACCCAAAAGCGCGACGGTTTACGTATTACTCCAGATGAGCAAATGCCAATTATTGCCGGCGCTTTGGCAGGTACTGCCAATAAGTTACTGCAAGCCGCTGCCATGCAAGCCGGTATTAAGAGCGTAGGCTTAGGGCTTGCCGATGGCGGCCTGCTGGTCGCGGAAGTAAAAGATGAGTCACTCGGCGCAGTAGGCAAAGTCACTGCGGGCGACCCTCTACTTATCGATTTTATTTTGTCGCAAGGCTGGTTACCTGTGATTAGCTCGATTGCCATTAGCGCTACAGGTCAGTTATTAAATGTGAATGCCGACCAAGCGGCAAGCGCTGTCACATCTATGCTCAGCGGCCAATTAGTCTTGTTATCGGATGTGTCGGGTGTGCTCGATGGTAAGGGCAAATTGATTGCCAGTTTAGATGAGCCAGAAATCGCTAACTTAGTGAAGCTTGGCGTGATTGAAGCTGGCATGAAGGTCAAAGTTGAGGCGGCGCTAGAAGTCGCGCAGATGTTGGGGCAACCGGTACAAGTCGCCAGTTGGCGCGACGCCGAGCAAATGCTGGCCCTGATTAAAGGTGAGCAAGTCGGTACCCAAATCCAGCCATAA
- the argC gene encoding N-acetyl-gamma-glutamyl-phosphate reductase, whose amino-acid sequence MKKIAIIGASGYTGAQLTELITKESEFAIYGLYVSANSADLGQSLASLYPNWPHLSQCLQGLNESSQQDIANNADAVALALDHHVSMELAAWFYQQGLAVFDLSGAYRFENKEMYSKWYGFEHQYPELLDKAVYGLTDWNSEAIQASRLVAVPGCYPTASLLALTPVAGLLTNTRPVINAVSGVTGAGRKAQLNTSFAEVSLSAYGVLNHRHQPEIATQLGHEVIFTPHLGNFKRGIIATITAELKQGVTLGDVDAAFKCYQGNPNVLVKQGVFPKLDEVVHSGRCHLGWQYDEHSHYLVISSVIDNLIKGAASQALECISIHFKSNP is encoded by the coding sequence ATGAAAAAAATAGCCATTATTGGTGCCAGTGGATACACAGGCGCACAACTCACAGAATTAATAACTAAAGAATCTGAGTTTGCGATTTATGGACTCTATGTGTCAGCCAATAGTGCTGATTTAGGTCAATCATTAGCCAGCCTATATCCTAATTGGCCACACTTAAGCCAGTGTTTGCAAGGACTTAATGAGTCTAGTCAGCAAGATATTGCCAACAATGCCGATGCGGTGGCGTTAGCGCTCGATCATCATGTCAGCATGGAGTTGGCCGCGTGGTTTTATCAGCAAGGCTTAGCCGTGTTTGATTTAAGCGGGGCATATAGGTTCGAAAACAAAGAGATGTACTCCAAGTGGTACGGGTTTGAGCATCAATATCCTGAGCTGTTAGATAAGGCGGTTTACGGCTTAACCGATTGGAATAGCGAAGCGATTCAAGCAAGCCGCTTAGTGGCTGTGCCTGGCTGTTACCCGACAGCCTCATTATTAGCCTTAACCCCAGTGGCAGGATTATTAACTAACACTCGCCCTGTGATTAATGCGGTTAGTGGCGTCACTGGTGCTGGGCGTAAGGCGCAGCTCAATACTAGCTTTGCCGAAGTGAGCTTAAGTGCTTACGGGGTATTAAATCACCGCCATCAACCAGAAATAGCGACCCAGCTTGGCCATGAGGTCATCTTCACTCCGCATTTGGGTAATTTTAAGCGCGGCATCATAGCTACTATTACCGCGGAACTTAAGCAGGGCGTGACTCTTGGCGATGTTGACGCTGCCTTTAAGTGCTACCAAGGCAATCCTAACGTATTGGTAAAGCAAGGCGTCTTTCCGAAATTGGATGAAGTGGTTCACAGCGGCCGCTGCCATTTAGGTTGGCAATATGACGAGCATAGCCATTATCTGGTGATTTCTAGCGTAATTGATAACTTAATAAAAGGTGCGGCTAGTCAAGCGCTCGAGTGCATAAGTATTCATTTCAAATCTAATCCATAA
- the argE gene encoding acetylornithine deacetylase, which yields MSLPELKTCFSQLIKSNSISAITADGDHSNLEVIQLIQGWLTDLGFHCQMQAVKDSRGKYNLLASLLPRNGVTHGGLLLAGHSDTVPVDEGHWQQDPFQLTERDNRWYGLGSCDMKGFFAICVAALKELPLDKLNKPLYIFASADEETTMNGAKAFVEQYANQDNFCPEFAIIGEPTGMTPVYMHKGHLAKGIRVTGRSGHSSDPEKGLNAIEIMHEVISQLQKLKQALATQYQQTAFSVPYPTLNLGHIHGGDAANRICGCCELHIDLRPIPGIPLQELELLIRQYLSPIQQRYPNAVDIFSLYPGNEAFGGDLNASWTQTAAKICGQEPQVVNYATEAPFISLLGCQTLVLGPGSIEQAHQPNEYIEMSVLNQAQTVFKELIYNCCLK from the coding sequence ATGTCGTTGCCAGAACTGAAAACTTGCTTTAGCCAACTGATTAAATCCAATTCCATTAGCGCTATTACCGCCGATGGCGATCATTCCAATTTAGAGGTCATTCAGCTGATTCAAGGCTGGTTAACCGACTTAGGCTTTCATTGCCAAATGCAAGCCGTCAAAGATAGCCGCGGTAAATACAACTTATTAGCAAGCTTATTGCCAAGGAATGGTGTGACCCATGGCGGCTTACTGCTGGCAGGACATTCAGATACTGTGCCTGTGGATGAGGGTCATTGGCAGCAAGACCCTTTTCAGTTAACTGAGCGCGATAACCGTTGGTACGGTTTAGGCAGCTGCGATATGAAAGGTTTTTTTGCCATTTGTGTGGCCGCGTTAAAAGAGTTGCCTTTAGATAAGCTTAATAAGCCGCTCTACATTTTTGCCAGCGCCGATGAAGAAACCACTATGAATGGCGCTAAGGCATTTGTTGAGCAATACGCCAATCAAGATAATTTTTGCCCTGAGTTTGCCATTATCGGTGAGCCAACCGGCATGACACCTGTGTATATGCATAAGGGGCATTTAGCCAAAGGCATTCGCGTCACTGGCCGCAGCGGCCATTCGTCGGATCCAGAAAAAGGCCTAAATGCCATAGAAATCATGCATGAAGTCATAAGCCAATTACAAAAGCTCAAACAAGCCTTGGCGACTCAATATCAGCAAACCGCCTTTAGTGTGCCTTACCCGACCCTAAATTTGGGCCATATTCACGGCGGCGATGCGGCCAATCGCATCTGTGGTTGCTGCGAGCTGCATATTGATTTACGCCCAATTCCTGGCATACCACTGCAAGAACTTGAACTCTTAATTCGGCAATATTTAAGTCCTATTCAGCAGCGCTACCCGAATGCTGTGGATATTTTCAGCTTATATCCTGGCAACGAAGCCTTTGGCGGCGATCTTAATGCCAGCTGGACACAAACGGCCGCTAAAATCTGTGGGCAAGAGCCACAAGTGGTTAACTATGCCACCGAAGCGCCATTTATCAGCTTATTGGGATGCCAAACCTTAGTGTTAGGCCCTGGCAGTATCGAGCAGGCGCATCAACCTAACGAATACATAGAAATGTCAGTGTTAAATCAGGCGCAAACTGTGTTTAAAGAATTGATTTATAACTGCTGTTTGAAGTGA
- the ppc gene encoding phosphoenolpyruvate carboxylase — MADMYASLKSNVSMLGQILGDTMAQHLGDGFVEKVEQIRQLAKDSRKGNADAREQMLLLLTDLPDEELVPFAKAFNQFLNLANIAEQFHTISRNCDELVCVPDPVDQLLGRMLNGPIDQVQMLKCLQSLDIDLVMTAHPTEISRRTLIQKYSAIIDCLAELENNQLSERERQGSTLRLRQLIAQIWHTNEIRHQRPTPVDEARWGLATIEASLWQAVPDFLRQLNEQVEVRTGQQLPSDFAPVRFSSWMGGDRDGNPFVTAKVTAEVLDRNRHAAARLHLKDIVALIGELSMEEANDTLKQHTANSKEPYRDVLRELRKKLRNTIDFLNARIEGSPTNLSTSDIIEHIDDLREPLKMLYQSLCDCKMSLIANGLLLDMLRRLACFGVHMLRLDIRQDADRHSDVIAELTRYLGMGDYKHWDESEKQAFLLRELTNRRPLIPSRWQPSADVAEVLDTCRLIATQSHHALGSYVISMASMPSDVLAVLLLLKETGCQYPMRVVPLFETLDDLNNAAHCINSLLAIDWYRGYTKGMQEVMIGYSDSAKDAGVMAAAWAQYQAQEQLVKVCRQHSVNLTLFHGRGGTIGRGGGPAHQAILSQPPGSVDGRIRVTEQGEMIRFKFGLPKLAVQSLALYTSAVMEATLLPPPEPQANWRHTMERIAADSVTAYREIVREEPDFVPYFRAATPEVELGQLPLGSRPAKRRTDGGIESLRAIPWIFAWSQNRLMLPAWLGAGEALRQAYDRGEMALLKEMEQHWPFFNTRVSMLEMVYAKAEPNLARYYEACLVKSELHHLGYTLRERLQLGIEAVLTLTGETELMAHTPWSKESVKLRNPYIDPLNFLQAELLARTRNGNTSESAQLALMLTIAGVAAGMRNTG, encoded by the coding sequence ATGGCAGACATGTACGCCTCGCTGAAATCCAATGTCAGCATGCTGGGACAAATACTCGGCGATACTATGGCTCAACATCTGGGCGATGGTTTTGTAGAAAAAGTAGAACAAATTAGGCAGCTGGCTAAAGACTCACGCAAAGGCAATGCCGATGCCCGTGAGCAAATGCTGCTACTGTTAACCGATCTTCCCGATGAAGAGCTGGTGCCTTTTGCTAAAGCATTTAATCAGTTTTTAAATCTTGCCAATATTGCCGAGCAATTTCATACCATTAGTAGAAATTGCGACGAGCTAGTATGTGTTCCTGATCCGGTTGATCAACTGCTGGGGCGCATGCTCAATGGCCCCATAGATCAAGTACAAATGCTTAAGTGTTTGCAGTCCTTAGATATTGATTTGGTGATGACAGCGCATCCCACTGAAATATCGCGCCGCACCTTAATCCAAAAATATTCCGCCATCATTGATTGCTTAGCTGAGCTTGAAAATAATCAATTGAGCGAGCGCGAGCGCCAAGGCTCAACCTTACGTCTGCGCCAATTAATTGCGCAAATTTGGCATACCAATGAAATTCGCCATCAAAGACCAACCCCTGTGGATGAAGCGCGCTGGGGCTTAGCGACTATCGAAGCCTCACTATGGCAAGCAGTGCCAGATTTCTTACGTCAACTGAACGAGCAAGTAGAAGTGCGCACCGGTCAACAATTGCCGAGTGATTTTGCGCCCGTGAGATTTTCGAGTTGGATGGGCGGCGATCGAGATGGCAACCCATTTGTTACCGCTAAAGTCACGGCTGAAGTGTTAGATAGAAACCGCCACGCCGCGGCACGGTTGCACTTAAAAGATATAGTGGCGCTGATTGGTGAACTCTCCATGGAAGAGGCCAATGACACACTTAAGCAGCACACGGCTAACAGCAAAGAACCCTATCGCGATGTTTTAAGAGAATTGCGTAAGAAGTTACGTAACACCATAGATTTTTTAAACGCGCGTATTGAAGGCAGCCCAACTAACTTAAGTACTAGCGATATTATTGAGCATATCGATGATCTGCGCGAACCCTTGAAAATGCTGTATCAAAGCTTATGCGATTGCAAAATGAGCCTGATTGCCAATGGCTTACTGCTTGATATGCTAAGACGCTTGGCATGTTTTGGCGTGCATATGCTGCGCCTTGATATCCGCCAAGATGCCGACCGCCACAGCGATGTCATTGCCGAACTGACACGTTATCTCGGCATGGGTGACTACAAGCATTGGGATGAAAGCGAAAAGCAGGCATTTTTACTGCGCGAGCTCACCAATCGCCGCCCGCTAATTCCAAGCCGTTGGCAGCCAAGCGCCGATGTTGCTGAGGTCTTAGATACTTGCCGTTTAATTGCCACGCAATCGCACCACGCTTTAGGCTCTTATGTCATTTCAATGGCAAGTATGCCATCAGACGTGTTAGCGGTATTACTGCTGCTAAAAGAGACGGGTTGCCAATACCCTATGCGCGTTGTGCCATTATTTGAAACCTTAGATGATTTAAATAACGCAGCTCATTGCATCAATAGTTTGCTCGCCATTGATTGGTATCGCGGCTATACCAAGGGTATGCAAGAAGTCATGATAGGCTATTCAGATTCTGCCAAAGATGCCGGCGTAATGGCGGCGGCTTGGGCGCAATACCAAGCCCAAGAACAACTAGTGAAAGTCTGCCGACAGCATAGCGTTAACCTCACTTTATTCCATGGCCGCGGCGGTACTATTGGCCGCGGGGGCGGACCGGCTCATCAAGCGATTTTATCTCAGCCGCCAGGCTCTGTGGATGGTCGCATTCGCGTGACTGAGCAAGGGGAAATGATCCGCTTTAAATTTGGTTTACCCAAATTGGCGGTGCAAAGTTTAGCACTTTACACCTCGGCGGTGATGGAAGCGACACTACTGCCACCACCTGAGCCGCAAGCTAATTGGCGCCATACTATGGAGCGCATAGCAGCAGACTCAGTGACAGCTTATCGCGAAATAGTTAGAGAAGAGCCTGATTTTGTACCGTATTTTCGCGCGGCAACCCCAGAAGTAGAGTTGGGACAATTGCCACTGGGCAGTCGCCCAGCTAAGCGGCGCACCGATGGCGGCATTGAAAGTCTGCGAGCCATTCCGTGGATCTTTGCTTGGTCGCAAAACCGGTTAATGCTGCCAGCTTGGTTAGGCGCAGGTGAAGCGCTGCGCCAAGCTTATGATCGCGGTGAAATGGCGTTACTTAAAGAAATGGAGCAACACTGGCCATTCTTTAATACTCGTGTATCTATGCTAGAAATGGTGTATGCCAAAGCCGAACCTAACTTAGCCCGTTATTACGAAGCTTGCTTAGTGAAATCTGAATTACACCATTTAGGTTATACCTTGCGCGAACGTCTGCAACTGGGCATAGAAGCGGTTCTGACCTTAACCGGCGAAACTGAACTCATGGCACACACACCATGGAGCAAAGAATCGGTTAAGTTACGTAATCCCTATATTGACCCACTTAACTTCCTGCAAGCTGAATTGCTGGCGCGTACCCGTAATGGCAATACCAGCGAAAGCGCGCAACTCGCCTTAATGCTTACCATAGCAGGCGTTGCCGCAGGTATGAGGAATACAGGATGA
- a CDS encoding DUF1439 domain-containing protein — translation MSKLLLASLVFMCASLTGCATNYSISQGELTDYLNKEMNYEVKQGNQFIGTKIKLNKVAVILGETPNTMKVITNSEVAITNPLLPLRATLNASFEAEPWYDNNNHSIYLRNLRLVDVQSTPKDIEKIVKDIGPQLMGFVSRFLETQPVYVLDKQDDNQALAAKLVDKIEVKPGKLVFVFK, via the coding sequence ATGAGTAAATTATTACTGGCAAGCTTAGTGTTCATGTGTGCGTCGCTCACAGGCTGCGCCACGAATTACAGTATCAGCCAAGGGGAACTGACTGATTACTTAAATAAAGAAATGAACTATGAGGTGAAGCAAGGTAATCAATTTATTGGTACTAAGATAAAGCTCAATAAAGTGGCGGTGATATTAGGTGAAACGCCTAATACCATGAAAGTTATCACTAATAGCGAAGTGGCCATCACTAATCCACTACTGCCATTAAGGGCAACGCTCAATGCCAGCTTTGAAGCCGAGCCTTGGTATGACAACAATAACCACAGCATTTATTTAAGAAATTTACGCTTAGTGGATGTGCAGTCAACGCCTAAAGATATTGAGAAAATCGTTAAAGATATCGGTCCTCAGCTCATGGGCTTTGTCAGTCGTTTCTTAGAAACTCAGCCTGTGTATGTTTTGGATAAGCAAGATGATAACCAAGCCTTGGCGGCAAAATTAGTCGATAAGATTGAAGTTAAGCCGGGTAAATTAGTGTTTGTCTTTAAATAG
- a CDS encoding CinA family nicotinamide mononucleotide deamidase-related protein, with product MKLEMICTGEEVLSGQIVDTNAAWFANIMMDNGIELTQRVTVGDRLEDLVRVFIERSHHADVILVNGGLGPTSDDLSSLAMAQAIGEPLVENSLWRARIEAWFSQRSYPMPESNLKQAMLPKSAIMVDNPVGTACGFRVKLNRAWLFFTPGVPFEFKQMVKEQFIPFVKSEFAAIESSKVIKLLTLGRGESSLADILEPLPLPAGVSIGYRSSMPYIEIKLFARGDAAINTLDTVVFSVKQLLGDAIVSDCAAMLAEEVHNHLIGNSKTLALAESCTGGLLASQLVAFAGSSAYLHHSLVTYSNESKVKVLGVNSQLLDDFGAVSLETVAAMAQGARTLLDSDYALATSGIAGPDGGSELKPVGTVAIALACGDVTYQQMVKFPSRSRDLVRQMACAVAYDMLRRALKGQEVLVTYPSIQRLA from the coding sequence ATGAAATTAGAAATGATTTGCACGGGCGAAGAAGTGCTATCTGGGCAGATAGTCGATACTAATGCCGCATGGTTTGCCAATATTATGATGGATAACGGTATTGAGCTTACGCAGCGCGTAACCGTTGGCGACAGGCTCGAAGATTTAGTGCGGGTATTCATTGAAAGGAGCCATCATGCCGATGTTATTTTGGTTAATGGCGGGCTTGGCCCCACCAGTGATGATCTTTCATCGTTAGCTATGGCGCAGGCGATAGGTGAACCTTTGGTTGAAAATAGCCTATGGCGCGCTCGCATTGAAGCTTGGTTTAGTCAGCGCAGTTACCCCATGCCTGAAAGTAACCTCAAGCAAGCTATGCTGCCTAAGTCTGCCATTATGGTGGATAACCCAGTGGGTACCGCTTGCGGTTTTAGAGTAAAACTCAATCGCGCTTGGCTGTTTTTCACTCCTGGCGTGCCATTTGAATTTAAGCAGATGGTTAAAGAGCAGTTTATCCCCTTTGTTAAGTCTGAATTTGCCGCGATTGAATCCTCAAAAGTTATTAAATTACTGACCCTTGGCCGCGGTGAATCAAGCTTAGCCGATATACTCGAGCCGCTACCTTTGCCTGCGGGAGTCAGCATTGGTTATCGCTCATCCATGCCTTATATCGAAATTAAACTGTTTGCGCGCGGCGATGCGGCCATTAATACGCTAGATACTGTGGTGTTTTCAGTTAAGCAGTTACTCGGCGATGCCATAGTGTCTGACTGCGCGGCGATGTTAGCAGAAGAAGTGCATAACCATCTGATTGGTAACAGTAAAACCTTAGCGTTAGCTGAATCTTGCACTGGGGGTTTACTTGCTAGCCAGCTAGTCGCATTTGCAGGCAGTTCTGCTTATTTACACCATAGCTTAGTGACTTATAGCAATGAGTCTAAAGTCAAAGTCTTGGGTGTTAACTCGCAATTACTCGATGATTTTGGCGCAGTGTCATTAGAAACCGTCGCCGCTATGGCGCAAGGTGCACGCACTTTACTGGATAGTGATTATGCCTTGGCAACCAGTGGTATTGCAGGTCCCGATGGCGGCAGTGAGCTAAAACCCGTTGGCACAGTGGCGATAGCCCTAGCCTGTGGCGATGTGACTTATCAGCAAATGGTTAAGTTTCCCTCTCGCTCTCGTGACTTAGTGCGACAAATGGCCTGCGCTGTTGCTTATGACATGCTGCGCCGAGCACTCAAAGGCCAAGAAGTGCTAGTGACTTATCCGAGCATTCAAAGATTGGCGTGA